One Comamonas endophytica DNA window includes the following coding sequences:
- a CDS encoding glycerate kinase type-2 family protein — protein sequence MTTTNPPETSAQPDPHRAPRAFLHDLFATAVRSALPLHAMAAHLPAPPRGRTVVIGAGKAGASMAQAVEALWPADAPLSGLVVTRYHHVPERPAGLAQRIEVVEAAHPVPDAAGMQAAGRILGLVQGLTADDLVLCLISGGGSSLLTLPAEGLSLEDKQRINRQLLESGADIAEMNCVRKHLSRIKGGRLAAACAPAQVVTLTISDVPGDDPATIASGPTVADAGSCADALAIIDRLGIELPEAVRAQLQSGALETPKPGSACFEGHALAVISAPQQALEAAAARARAAGIDAYVLSDEIEGESREVGRVHAALGRAVARRGQPFAAPCVLLSGGETTVTVRPRAPGAARGRGGRAGEFCLGLAQALQGQPGVWALAADTDGIDGVENNAGALVAPDTLARAQAQGLSVQDHLDRNDAWSYFDGLDDLVISGPTFTNVNDFRALLILGADAPQPS from the coding sequence ATGACTACAACAAATCCTCCAGAGACAAGCGCGCAGCCCGATCCGCACCGCGCGCCGCGCGCCTTCCTTCATGACCTCTTTGCCACGGCGGTGCGCAGCGCGCTGCCGCTGCATGCGATGGCCGCGCACCTGCCGGCGCCGCCGCGCGGGCGCACGGTGGTGATCGGTGCGGGCAAGGCCGGCGCCTCCATGGCGCAGGCGGTCGAGGCGCTGTGGCCGGCCGATGCGCCGCTGAGCGGCCTGGTCGTCACGCGCTATCACCACGTGCCCGAGCGCCCCGCGGGCCTGGCGCAGCGCATCGAGGTGGTCGAGGCCGCGCATCCCGTGCCCGACGCGGCCGGCATGCAGGCTGCCGGGCGCATCCTGGGACTGGTGCAGGGGCTGACGGCCGACGATCTGGTGCTGTGCCTGATCTCGGGCGGCGGCTCCTCGCTGCTGACGCTGCCCGCCGAGGGCCTGTCGCTGGAGGACAAGCAGCGCATCAACCGCCAGCTGCTGGAAAGCGGCGCCGACATCGCCGAGATGAATTGCGTGCGCAAGCACCTGTCGCGCATCAAGGGCGGGCGCCTGGCCGCGGCCTGCGCGCCGGCGCAGGTGGTGACGCTGACGATCAGCGATGTGCCGGGCGACGACCCCGCAACGATTGCCAGCGGGCCCACGGTGGCCGACGCCGGCAGCTGCGCCGACGCGCTGGCGATCATCGACCGGCTGGGCATCGAATTGCCCGAGGCGGTGCGCGCGCAGTTGCAAAGCGGCGCGCTGGAAACGCCCAAGCCCGGCAGCGCCTGTTTCGAAGGCCATGCGTTGGCGGTGATCTCGGCGCCGCAGCAGGCATTGGAGGCGGCCGCGGCCCGCGCCCGCGCCGCCGGCATCGATGCGTATGTGCTCAGCGACGAGATCGAGGGCGAGTCGCGCGAAGTCGGGCGCGTGCACGCGGCGCTGGGGCGCGCCGTGGCGCGCCGCGGCCAGCCCTTCGCGGCACCCTGCGTGCTGCTCAGCGGCGGCGAGACCACCGTGACGGTGCGCCCGCGCGCGCCGGGTGCCGCCCGGGGCCGGGGCGGGCGCGCGGGCGAGTTCTGCCTGGGCCTGGCGCAGGCGCTGCAGGGCCAGCCGGGCGTCTGGGCACTGGCGGCCGACACCGATGGCATCGACGGCGTGGAGAACAATGCCGGCGCACTGGTCGCGCCCGACACGCTGGCGCGCGCGCAGGCGCAAGGCCTGTCGGTGCAGGACCATCTGGACCGCAACGATGCGTGGAGCTACTTCGACGGCCTGGACGATCTCGTGATCAGCGGGCCGACCTTCACCAATGTGAATGACTTCCGTGCGCTGCTGATCCTTGGCGCCGACGCGCCGCAGCCTTCCTGA
- a CDS encoding sensor domain-containing diguanylate cyclase, with product MAPDADLGFSEEGPPPPRARIGPVLRSLLLLLVLAVLLAGAGSAWYVQRGMAQELQARAGAQQAEEVELVARLLAARVEQQQKALLALADAIPLIRLQDREGLSRALHRELPLADWFDSLSVALADGRVMAYARAGKDLPLESLDPSERDLLRRTLSGGKPLVGTVLQAAENDLRLLFTAPLRTAAGEVVGVLAGGMRLSSQALLPPAPADGWSASRLMLVAPDGGIMAHSSPARWLGHVRDEAGLGLPFLRLLQQQLPVQLRGTSETRDGYLYTLAGMPLPQWFVVRVTPLDAPPLWGVSGLGSAALLGAALLALLAAGAMVLLAHPWMELTARAAQLLQRGPAGPGAARPDAARPASLPALPQAWGEVAVLWRALHALSRQRDTQARRAARFQAQTMTILEEAPVAIVVTRHDRVQLLGLQAARLLGYAPHELQGYPVRQLCAGDAEYLRLMERIHGEMRAYGQFNGEVCLMRKDGSSAWLRMQGRRVAWPLPREGAGMTMVWMVRDVTDQRKARTHPQWQARHDALTQLPNREAFALRLQQWMDERRKAPGEGGVLLFLDLDHFASVNDMAGHDAGDALLRHFARLLETLVPPPGSVARLGGDEFAVLLPDASAREGRAQAEQLCAAVSAWEASYHGQRFWLGVSIGLVVLDAQSSVGALLHAADMACYEAKRQGRGGVHEHCEVVEKIASE from the coding sequence ATGGCCCCTGACGCCGATCTTGGCTTCTCCGAAGAGGGCCCCCCACCGCCGCGTGCCCGCATCGGGCCCGTGCTGCGCAGCCTGTTGCTGCTGCTGGTGCTGGCCGTGCTTCTGGCCGGCGCGGGCAGCGCCTGGTATGTGCAGCGCGGCATGGCGCAGGAGCTGCAGGCGCGCGCCGGCGCGCAGCAGGCCGAGGAGGTCGAGCTCGTGGCGCGCCTGCTGGCGGCGCGCGTCGAGCAGCAGCAAAAAGCGCTGCTGGCGCTGGCCGATGCCATTCCGCTCATCCGCCTGCAGGACCGCGAAGGCCTGTCCCGGGCGCTGCACCGGGAATTGCCGCTGGCCGACTGGTTCGATTCGCTGAGCGTGGCGCTGGCCGACGGCCGCGTCATGGCCTACGCGCGCGCCGGCAAGGACCTGCCGCTGGAGTCGCTCGATCCCAGCGAACGCGACCTGCTGCGGCGCACGCTCTCGGGCGGCAAGCCGCTGGTGGGCACCGTGCTGCAGGCGGCGGAAAACGATCTGCGGCTGCTGTTCACCGCGCCGCTGCGCACCGCCGCGGGCGAGGTGGTGGGCGTCTTGGCCGGTGGCATGCGCCTGTCGTCGCAGGCGCTGCTGCCGCCCGCGCCCGCCGACGGCTGGTCCGCGAGCCGGCTGATGCTGGTGGCGCCCGATGGCGGCATCATGGCCCACTCCAGCCCCGCACGCTGGCTGGGCCATGTGCGCGACGAGGCCGGCCTGGGGCTGCCCTTCCTGCGCCTGCTGCAGCAGCAGTTGCCGGTGCAGCTGCGCGGCACCAGCGAGACACGCGACGGCTATCTCTACACGCTGGCCGGCATGCCGCTGCCGCAGTGGTTCGTGGTGCGCGTGACGCCGCTCGACGCGCCGCCGCTGTGGGGCGTTTCCGGATTGGGCAGTGCAGCGCTGCTGGGCGCGGCCCTGCTGGCGCTGCTGGCGGCCGGGGCCATGGTGCTGCTGGCCCATCCCTGGATGGAACTCACGGCGCGCGCCGCGCAGCTGCTGCAGCGCGGCCCGGCCGGGCCTGGCGCGGCCCGGCCTGACGCGGCCCGGCCAGCCAGCCTGCCGGCGCTGCCGCAGGCCTGGGGCGAAGTCGCGGTGCTGTGGCGCGCGCTGCATGCGCTGTCGCGCCAGCGCGATACCCAGGCCCGGCGCGCTGCGCGTTTCCAGGCCCAGACCATGACCATCCTGGAGGAGGCCCCGGTGGCCATCGTGGTCACGCGCCACGACCGGGTACAGCTGCTGGGCCTGCAGGCTGCGCGGCTGCTGGGCTATGCGCCGCACGAGCTGCAGGGCTATCCCGTGCGCCAGCTCTGCGCGGGCGATGCCGAGTACCTCCGGCTGATGGAACGCATCCATGGCGAGATGCGCGCCTACGGCCAGTTCAATGGCGAGGTCTGTTTGATGCGCAAGGACGGCAGCTCCGCCTGGCTGCGCATGCAGGGCCGGCGCGTGGCTTGGCCGCTGCCGCGCGAGGGCGCGGGCATGACCATGGTCTGGATGGTGCGCGACGTGACCGACCAGCGCAAGGCGCGCACCCACCCCCAGTGGCAGGCCCGGCACGACGCGCTGACGCAGCTGCCCAACCGCGAAGCCTTTGCGCTGCGGCTGCAGCAGTGGATGGACGAACGCCGGAAGGCGCCGGGCGAGGGCGGGGTGCTGCTGTTCCTGGATCTGGACCATTTCGCCAGCGTCAACGACATGGCCGGGCATGACGCGGGCGACGCGCTGCTGCGCCATTTCGCGCGGCTGCTCGAGACCCTGGTGCCGCCGCCCGGCTCGGTGGCGCGCCTGGGCGGCGACGAGTTCGCGGTGCTGCTGCCCGACGCCAGCGCGCGCGAGGGCCGCGCCCAGGCCGAACAATTGTGCGCCGCGGTCAGTGCCTGGGAGGCGTCATACCACGGCCAGCGCTTCTGGCTGGGCGTGAGCATCGGCCTGGTGGTGCTGGATGCGCAAAGCAGCGTGGGGGCCTTGCTGCATGCGGCCGACATGGCGTGCTATGAGGCCAAGCGGCAGGGAAGGGGCGGGGTGCATGAGCATTGCGAGGTTGTCGAGAAGATCGCCTCGGAATGA